The Stenotrophomonas sp. NA06056 genome segment GGCTTCCCGTACGAGACGGTGCGTTCGCTGATGCGCAAGGGGCACCGCGTGGTGTTCGCCGATGGTCCGTACGGCGGCTATCAGGCGATCCTGCGTGATCCGGAGACCGGCGTGTATTACGGCGCGTCGGAGAGTCGCAAGGATGGGCAGGCGGCGGGGTATTGAGGTTTCCCGGCCAACGGGCTGAGCCCCTCTGCGGTGGGTTCAGAAGCGGAATAGCTTGTTGGGCCGGGTGGGTAGGCTGTTCGGGGGACGCCGCAAGTACGTCCTTGTAGGCTTGTCAGCCGCATCCATGCGGCTGACACCCCCGCCCAGCCCACCCACCCGGCCTCTGACAGTTTTCTGCGGCCGCCACCGCAGGAAGAAAAAAGAAGATCAAAAGCAACAGCAACAGCCGCGTGCTGATGGTTGGGGTCGGATCCGACCCCTTCTTGTTTTCCGATACACCTCATCCACGCATGGCGTGGAGAACCAACCGTCACCGGAAATCTGTCGGGGATGGGGCGGTGTGGGTGGGCAGGACCGTTGGCGCCATGGATGGCGCCATCGAGCCCCCAAGGACGGGTTTACGGCGTGTCCTGCCCACCCACACCGCCCCATCCAACCAGCAGAAACCCAGAGCCGCTCTGGCTTTTGAAGTTGCAGTTGCCGTTGCTTGAGAAAAGCGGTGCAGCCGCAGGCTGCAAAACCCCCTCAATCCGAATCCTGTGCGCGTGCTGCCTCCGCCTGGGTCTCTTCCTGCGCCGCCATCTCGCGTGCGATCCACGCATCGATCATGCGCCGCTGGCGCTGTGTCTGCCGGCGCTCCCGCGTGTACTCCTGGTCCAGCACCCGGTACAGCGACACCATCACCAGCACCATCAACAAGGCGAACGGCAACGCGGCGATCGTGATCATTCCCTGCAGCGCATCCAGGCCCCCGGCCAGCAGCAGTGCCGCGGCGATCAACGCTACCGCGATGCCCCACGCCAGCTTGCGCTTCAGCGGCGGATCGCCGGCTTCGTCGGTGGACATGCTGGCCAGCACCAGCACCGCCGAATCAGCCGAGGTCACGAAGAAGATCATCAACAGCACCAGCGCCACCGCCGACAGCATCAGCGACGCTGGCAGGCTGTCGAACAGCGTGAACAGCACCGTCTCATAGCCATTGCCCAGTGCCTGCACCAGGTCGGCGTGGCCGAAGATCTGCGCCCACAAGGCCGTTCCACCGAAAACGGCGAACCAGAAGAAGCCCAGCAGGGTCGGCGCCAGCACCACGCCGATCACGAACTCGCGCACGCTGCGGCCGCGCGAGATGCGTGCGATGAACGAGCCCACGAACGGTGCCCAGGAAATCCACCAGGCCCAGTAGAAAATCGTCCAGTCGGCCACCCAGGTGCTGCCGGAGAACGGCGACATGCGCAGGCTCATGGTCACCAGTTGGTTGAGGTAGGAACCCAGCGTGGTGGTGAACGTATCGAAGATGAAGCCGGTCGGCCCCAGCACCAGTACGGTCGCGGCCAGCAGCGCTGCCAGCGCCAGGTTGAAGTTCGACAGCCACTTCACGCCGCGCTCCACACCGCTGGCGGTGGAGGCCATGTACAGCACGAAGGCGATGGCGATGATGGTCATCTGCACCGGCACCGTGGCTTCCAGCCCGAACACGCGCTCCACGCCCGCAGCGATCTGGATGGTGCCGAAGCCGAGGGTGGTCGCCACGCCGATCGCCGTGGCGACCACCGCCGCGATGTTGACGACACGGCCGATCCAACCGCGGTGGTGGCGGCCGATGATCGGTTGCAGCATGTCGCTGACCAGTCCGCGTCCATTGCGGTTGAACTGGAACCAGGCCATCGCCAGCCCGATCAGCGCATAGATCGCCCACGGATGCAGGCCCCAGTGGAAGAACGCATAACGCATCGATGCACGCGCAGCATCCATGCTCTGCGGCGCAATCCCCTCCGGTGGCTTGGTGAAGTGCGAGATCGGCTCGGCCGCCCCCCAGAACACCAGGCCGATGCCCATGCCGGCAGCGAACAGCATCGACATCCAGCTTGCACGCGAGAATTCGGGCTCGGCGTCTTCGCCACCGATGCGCAGGTTGCCAAAGCGGCCGAACGCCAGGTACATCAGGAATACCAGCGCCAGGAATACGACCAGCAGGTACAGCCAGCCGACGCTGCGGATGACATCGCCCAACGCCGCCTGCACGACGGTATTGAAGGGGCCAGGCGCGAGGCCGGCCAGCAGCACCAGGGCAAGCACCAGTGCGATGGAAATGCGAAACACCATGAAGGAGCTTCTCCGATCAAGGGATTGAGGGGAGCGAGCGAAAGCTTGCAGGGAGTGGGCCGGCGACAGCGTGCGCATACCGGACAGGAGCCGCGATGGCGGCAGGGAAAGCACCGCTTGCAACGGTGCGGCGCGCGTGCACGTTACTGAATGCGACGTCACGGTTCTGTTAACGCGGGTGCGCTGGATCCATGCCCTGCGTGGATGAACGGCCA includes the following:
- a CDS encoding BCCT family transporter, with amino-acid sequence MVFRISIALVLALVLLAGLAPGPFNTVVQAALGDVIRSVGWLYLLVVFLALVFLMYLAFGRFGNLRIGGEDAEPEFSRASWMSMLFAAGMGIGLVFWGAAEPISHFTKPPEGIAPQSMDAARASMRYAFFHWGLHPWAIYALIGLAMAWFQFNRNGRGLVSDMLQPIIGRHHRGWIGRVVNIAAVVATAIGVATTLGFGTIQIAAGVERVFGLEATVPVQMTIIAIAFVLYMASTASGVERGVKWLSNFNLALAALLAATVLVLGPTGFIFDTFTTTLGSYLNQLVTMSLRMSPFSGSTWVADWTIFYWAWWISWAPFVGSFIARISRGRSVREFVIGVVLAPTLLGFFWFAVFGGTALWAQIFGHADLVQALGNGYETVLFTLFDSLPASLMLSAVALVLLMIFFVTSADSAVLVLASMSTDEAGDPPLKRKLAWGIAVALIAAALLLAGGLDALQGMITIAALPFALLMVLVMVSLYRVLDQEYTRERRQTQRQRRMIDAWIAREMAAQEETQAEAARAQDSD